The Mycolicibacterium aurum genome segment CTGACGCTGGCGCAGCTGCGCGCGCGGTTGACGACGTTGCGCGTCCCCGATCTGGAAGCGCTGCTCGCATACGAGGAGTCCACCAAGGCGCGCGCCCCCTATCAGACGCTGCTGGCCAACAGGATCACGCGCGCGTCGGCGAAGTGACCTCGGCGAGCCGGGACACGGGCAGCGACGCGGCGCCCGGGCAGTCGGCGGACAACCCCTACCCCGTGCGCGGGGTCGCCATCCGTGTCGCGGGATGGATCGACAAGCTCGGTGCCGTCTGGGTCGAGGGCCAGATCGCGCAGTTGACGCTGCGCCCCAACTCCAACACCGCGTGGATCACGCTGCGCGACCCGGCTGCCGACATGTCGCTGTCGCTGACCTGCCCGCGCGACCTCGTCGTCAACGCACCGGTCAAGATGACCGACGGCACCCAGGTCATCGTCTATGGCAAGCCCAACTTCTACACCGGGCGCGGCACCTTCTCGTTGCGCGTCAGTGAGATCAGGGCGGTCGGCATCGGCGAACTGCTGGCCCGTATCGAGCGGTTGCGGCGACTGCTGGACGCCGAGGGTCTCTTCGATCCGCGACTGAAACGCCCTATCCCGTTCCTTCCGTCCACGATCGGGGTGATCACCGGCCGGGCGTCCGCCGCCGAGCACGACATCACGGCCGTGGCCTCCAGCCGGTGGCCGGCTGTCCGATTTGCCGTGCGCAACACCGTGGTGCAGGGACCGAACGCGGTTCCCCAGATCGTGGCGGCGCTGCGCGACCTCGACGCCGACCCCGAGGTCGATGTCATCGTGCTGGCCCGCGGCGGGGGCAGCGTGGAGGATCTGCTGCCTTTCTCCGACGAGACGCTGTGCCGCGAGATCGCCCGGTGCACCACGCCCGTGGTGAGCGCGATCGGCCATGAGCCGGACAACCCGCTGTCCGACCTGGTCGCCGACGTGC includes the following:
- the xseA gene encoding exodeoxyribonuclease VII large subunit, with protein sequence MTSASRDTGSDAAPGQSADNPYPVRGVAIRVAGWIDKLGAVWVEGQIAQLTLRPNSNTAWITLRDPAADMSLSLTCPRDLVVNAPVKMTDGTQVIVYGKPNFYTGRGTFSLRVSEIRAVGIGELLARIERLRRLLDAEGLFDPRLKRPIPFLPSTIGVITGRASAAEHDITAVASSRWPAVRFAVRNTVVQGPNAVPQIVAALRDLDADPEVDVIVLARGGGSVEDLLPFSDETLCREIARCTTPVVSAIGHEPDNPLSDLVADVRAATPTDAAKRIVPDAAAEQALVTDLRRRSARALRNWVNRESHTVTQLRSRPVLARPLAAIDARAEEIHRLRAAARRDVSRFVATESTRITHLAARLTTLGPAATLARGYAVVQTLPEAGLPQVLHSVADAPAGTRLRVRVADGAVTAISEGSHGEPE